One segment of Flavobacteriales bacterium DNA contains the following:
- a CDS encoding serine hydrolase: MPRLIKFILFIFILLGVGILGLYITDNEHVLTALRSTYLIGRSGPDTDNHKFFENRTVQATDPQPWEYHEDFNSHRLSLEDSTLLAAYRTTSFLVIHKGKILYENYWEDGSDTMWSNSFSMAKSITSMLIGEAIEDGLIRSVEDKASDYLTDLKGTDKEDVTIKHLLQMTAGIGFDEHYGDPFGFMAKANYGDEMYQKTLSYPQVYEPGTRWEYLGGCTLLLSYIVQEVTGKTCTEHAQERLWGPLGAEQDALWTYDPSTGRERAFCCFYSNATDFARFGQLFLCDGNWKGEQLISPQWVEESLTPCMVPDATGEPVDHYGYQWWLNSHKGIDVQCMRGLKGQYVIVIPEREAILVRLGHERSDERIDHAPKDVYEFLDIALKILPPIPEEYKREPLPADSLELEESLSP; encoded by the coding sequence ATGCCTCGACTTATCAAGTTCATCCTTTTCATCTTCATCCTCCTAGGAGTCGGAATCCTGGGTCTCTATATCACCGATAATGAGCATGTGCTTACCGCTCTGCGCAGCACGTATCTGATCGGCCGGTCGGGACCGGATACGGATAATCATAAATTCTTCGAGAATCGGACCGTGCAGGCCACCGACCCACAGCCATGGGAGTATCATGAAGACTTTAATTCCCATCGACTCAGTCTGGAAGACTCGACCCTTCTGGCCGCCTATCGGACTACTTCCTTCTTGGTCATCCATAAGGGAAAGATCCTCTATGAGAATTACTGGGAAGATGGCTCGGATACCATGTGGTCCAATTCATTTTCCATGGCCAAGAGCATCACGAGCATGTTGATAGGGGAAGCCATTGAAGATGGGCTGATACGGAGTGTCGAGGATAAAGCCTCTGATTATCTCACCGATCTAAAAGGCACCGACAAGGAGGATGTGACCATCAAGCACCTACTTCAAATGACGGCCGGTATCGGATTCGATGAGCACTATGGAGACCCTTTCGGCTTCATGGCCAAGGCCAATTATGGAGATGAGATGTACCAGAAGACATTGTCCTACCCCCAGGTCTATGAGCCCGGTACGCGATGGGAGTATTTGGGTGGATGCACCTTGTTGCTCTCCTATATCGTACAGGAAGTGACTGGCAAGACCTGTACGGAACATGCCCAAGAAAGACTCTGGGGACCGCTCGGGGCCGAACAGGATGCCCTGTGGACCTATGACCCCAGCACGGGAAGAGAAAGGGCATTCTGCTGTTTCTATTCCAACGCTACCGACTTTGCTCGCTTCGGGCAACTCTTTCTATGCGATGGCAATTGGAAGGGAGAACAGCTTATCAGCCCACAGTGGGTCGAGGAGAGTCTGACTCCGTGTATGGTACCCGATGCTACAGGTGAGCCGGTCGATCATTATGGTTATCAATGGTGGCTCAACAGCCACAAGGGTATAGATGTGCAATGTATGCGGGGGCTCAAAGGGCAGTATGTCATCGTCATCCCGGAGCGGGAGGCCATACTTGTGCGACTGGGTCATGAACGTTCGGATGAGCGTATAGACCATGCCCCTAAGGATGTCTATGAGTTTCTGGATATCGCTTTGAAGATCCTTCCGCCTATCCCAGAAGAATACAAGAGGGAGCCCCTGCCCGCTGATTCCCTGGAACTTGAAGAAAGCCTGAGCCCATGA
- a CDS encoding RNA polymerase sigma-70 factor — protein sequence MDLEQYRQVFDEHFDNLRNFLYYKLGDAQQAEDIAQDAFIKLWEKRDEIRMGTVKTFVFTIGNNLAINHLKHLQVRFNFANRTVRMHSQESPEFLLEEKEFKQKLEDVLASIPEGAREVFLMNRLEDKKYAEIAEMLGISVKAVEKRMSKALSILREELGYKV from the coding sequence ATGGATCTGGAGCAGTATCGACAGGTCTTCGATGAGCATTTCGACAACCTCAGGAACTTCCTCTACTATAAGCTCGGGGACGCTCAACAAGCGGAGGATATCGCTCAAGATGCCTTCATCAAACTCTGGGAAAAACGGGATGAGATCCGAATGGGAACGGTCAAGACCTTTGTGTTCACCATTGGGAACAATCTGGCCATCAATCACCTGAAGCATTTACAAGTGCGCTTCAACTTTGCCAATCGTACGGTGAGGATGCATTCTCAAGAATCACCTGAATTCTTACTCGAAGAGAAGGAGTTCAAACAAAAGCTGGAAGATGTGTTGGCCTCTATCCCGGAAGGCGCCAGAGAGGTCTTCCTCATGAATCGACTTGAGGATAAGAAATACGCGGAGATTGCAGAGATGCTGGGAATCTCAGTCAAGGCAGTTGAGAAGCGCATGAGCAAGGCCTTGAGCATATTGAGGGAGGAGTTGGGGTACAAAGTGTAG